One window of the Cydia fagiglandana chromosome 22, ilCydFagi1.1, whole genome shotgun sequence genome contains the following:
- the LOC134675560 gene encoding uncharacterized protein LOC134675560, with amino-acid sequence MPPRKVNNKFRRCQICGICSGSNSENNKRIFMSRFPLDADRCRQWVKLVGKEDLAYVPIEKLHELKFICGNHFEDKDFNKKKSRLIRSAIPSKNFYDDPLPDDMLIDFPSHVFSKIYIPKNHEPSVIRYKGVSQSQVDTIAGPCNSGV; translated from the exons ATGCCACCGAGGAAAGTGAACAACAAGTTTAGGAGATGTCAAATATGTGGAATATGCTCTGGCTCTAATAGTGAAAATAATAAAAGGATCTTTATGTCAAGATTTCCCTTGGATGCAGACCG ATGCAGGCAGTGGGTGAAATTAGTGGGAAAAGAAGATTTAGCATATGTGCCAATAGAGAAATTACATGAATTGAAATTTATATGTGGCAATCACTTTGAAGACAAGGATTTTAATAAGAAGAAAAGTCGGCTCATAAGATCCGCCATACCGTCTAAAAATTTTTATGATGATCCACTTCCAGATGACATGCTGATTGATTTTCCTAGTCatgttttttcaaaaatatacattcccaAGAATCATGAACCTTCAGTGATACGATACAAGGGAGTTTCACAGTCCCAAGTAGACACCATTGCTGGACCTTGTAACTCGG GGGTGTGA